The nucleotide window GGGCTGGGAAAAAGGAAGCAGTACCTTGCTCAGCCAGGGCAGAATGCAGTTGGAGTGGAAGAGGTGATGGCAAGGCATCTCAATGGCAGTCTCCTCCTCCTCAAATTCCAAAAGACACACGGGGCACTTGAGCTCTTGAGGAGGGAGTGCTAATCAGGAGAGCTGCTATAGGCCCTACCTCCCAGCTCCCATTCCTGAAGGACACTTCTTGCCCCAACCTGGCCTGGAAAACTAAAGGGCCAGACCATAGTCTGGCTTCCAGAGGGGGTGGGTCTGGCAGACCTGACCCAAATAGTGGAAAGAATTAGTGttctcaccagcctgagagcccCTGATGACTGTCCTGGGGAGGTTCTCAACTGCAGTCTTGGCAGCAGGTGGAGGCAGGTGGTGATCCCAATCTACTACCAACCCCAAGTCTTCGAAGTCCATCCTATTGAAAAGGGACCT belongs to Pseudorca crassidens isolate mPseCra1 chromosome 14, mPseCra1.hap1, whole genome shotgun sequence and includes:
- the RNF181 gene encoding E3 ubiquitin-protein ligase RNF181 isoform X1 encodes the protein MASYFDEHDCEPLHSEQDARTNMLLELARSLFNRMDFEDLGLVVDWDHHLPPPAAKTAVENLPRTVIRGSQAELKCPVCLLEFEEEETAIEMPCHHLFHSNCILPWLSKTNSCPLCRHELPTDDDTYEEYRRDKARKQQQKHRLENLHGAMYT
- the RNF181 gene encoding E3 ubiquitin-protein ligase RNF181 isoform X3, which encodes MASYFDEHDCEPLHSEQDARTNMLLELARSLFNRMDFEDLGLVVDWDHHLPPPAAKTAVENLPRTVIRGSQAELKCPVCLLEFEEEETAIEMPCHHLFHSNCILPWLSKARKQQQKHRLENLHGAMYT
- the RNF181 gene encoding E3 ubiquitin-protein ligase RNF181 isoform X2 — encoded protein: MEATLPLGIWLYQVIPAWPGSLFNRMDFEDLGLVVDWDHHLPPPAAKTAVENLPRTVIRGSQAELKCPVCLLEFEEEETAIEMPCHHLFHSNCILPWLSKTNSCPLCRHELPTDDDTYEEYRRDKARKQQQKHRLENLHGAMYT